gaaaaggtttcttggagtttagatcactgggctcggATTCCTCAttcaaaaaggagagttccggtcacttgtttcttttcctcgcattagagaattaacatatagttccttctccaaccggtgttgtacagatgcttcccattaatgggttcaaacactaaatccctctcactgatgcaacttgcaatggctcatacctctcacctagcacttgccattcaaggtgatctttaaccttggatttcccttcacaagctcgcaagagataactaatggatgtctccttagagtccaaaagcttaccaagtgttggctattctagaaaatcctaccttcaagtcacctaccagaggctcgcaaggggtaaactagtgcatctccatggttagagatcacttgccttaccaagtgttggcccaggtgactccaaggtgttttaagttaactaaaaacgtagaaaccattcatgggacacacttactcttcattccaaactaaaacaacaaaacttccaatttatgcctgaggaaacttacccggttaccttagctccaagagacaaagagcctagcctctcatcctctgagaaaacatctcagagaatgtttggctagcaagaaaatgaaaatgaaagagaagacaagaatatataggaaaaacagagcaagtgctctgtattttacttccttcccaaaactgtacaaaggattcaacaaccagcacccacagaacaggctcctcgggctcccctttataccaaaattacaatgatagctattcccttgatattttgccaaattcctagcttaaaaactaaggaaacctatcattggtgacttacaaggagaatttgggcatttgggcaacaaaaatctaatgaaaaatatctccaagtgtcggttacaaatatcgggaagcactcaggaccacttcgcaggtgaaaggtgaggtctgcgaaatttcgcaggtgcacaagaagggctgcgaaatttcttcatagcaaccagctgcttcaacaccttcacaaagttgacttccatcttgtggtgcttggcttccatcgcggcgtgaagcttcaggagaaatccatggcactgtgcaaaaaggctgcgaaatcacttcgcaacaaaatggtgatttcgcagcacttttctgaagccttccttcagcttggagcagttgtcttccaaaggctgtaacttcctcatttcagctccaaatcgtgcaccgtttgaagcattggattgttgacttcctaagctttcaaatgacatatagcatgcataaattggacatcaggaagtgctccaaaaatggctgcagtgactgtcatcaagagagCTCCACGGCtggatcctctttgcttccccttttgcattcccactttgcttatggcaaaagagcttcaaagctttgattcttcatgcctctgagcttcctattgcttgccaaggattccaaataactctcctcaatctcctaatgctttggtgatcaaaatactaacaaaaacaccaaaacttacacaatttgattagaatcaattgcaaggggccttaacatgctaattgggttaaaaggcactaactactactcaaaagtgtttaaaaggattaattaaaagctatcaaatagcactttttgagtagtaatcactcacgtcctatgccaatcgtcttccccgtactcctgtcctgcaaggtcacaaatttatcagaaaaggtaatagagcaattaagagtacgagtgattttgctgatggaaataagattaaaaggacattcagaagtataaaggacagaagtgagaggtagagaaggcagaggaagggccaaaccaatacctttagccacagtttgaaaaccattagctaaggtaacagtaggtaaagcagaggtagtagtaatagaggagaaaagatccttattaccagataagtgatcagaagctccagaatctagaatccagggtccaagagaagatgtgtgggtaaggcaggcagaggcattaccaggctgggcaacagaggcaacagaagcctgagatgcggaagagctcagAGGCTGAGGCAgaggagaatcagaggactgggccacatgggcagtgcgaggaggtcgtccatgtaaccgatagcaacgatcgcgagtgtggccaagtttattgcaataggtgcaatgaggacgttgacctctacctcgggtaccactacggcctcctcgagagctagtttgagaaactaacatagaagaatctgaagtgctatcaaatggcaaaatctaagtggaggagatacggaggaggcgagcaaacacatcatccaaggacggaactaatgaactaccaagaatctgatcgcggacaggctcaagatccggacgaaggccaataagagtaagaaccatgaagaacttgtcaagctgtgtttgttgagccccaacatcaggagtaagaggcatcacagtcaagaactcctccttaagagaggcaatctggccaatataagtagatagatccaagtcctgttggctgagatggacaatagcagaagccaccttataaagacactggatatcattcgtatataatcctttggcctgagtccaaaatttaaaacaagttttgtaggcccgaagatgaagaagaatcttgggatcaaccgattgccataatacactacataactgtgcatctatcttcctccactgtacgcggtcaacctcagggatatctgcctcctatgtaatcaagtgatcctcatatccttgacccataaaccaaagttcaacagaggcagaccaggaaagataattgtcactgccaaccaatttctccgaagtaatcataggagatccagatataacagcggaaaaaatggaatttttagtagtcatatctacttatctggagaatgaagtatgtttgaatcgaagagagccctaatacggcttcagattgcggcgtggcaccaccgaaaaagggagacggcctcagatcgcggcgtggtaccaccagaaaggtagaagaacacttcccaaggcacgtgcagggattggagtggagaaaaagtagtcggagcttcgccggaaagactgtttggagggccgacggagacaaaaatccccaaaagaggtacgtgcagggctcggatgggagaaccagggaggtagggaggctggtcggcgtcaggcgaagctggaggaggaggcgcgtcgccggaaaaggcctcacgcgccctcacgcgccggcgcgtgagatgcagccgccggcgcgtgagatgcagccgccggccggaaaagtgcgcgtggacggcgcgtggaggctcttttggtgccggtgccttcacaaaagttggagatctcctccaggcgctccttctggtatggtcggtgtcggaaaaatacgtcgccggaaaagttcgccggcgatgagtggtttctgtcgacgatccgaatgaccggaaagtattgggagatggggaaggtgatcGGAATGAAACatggtcaccggaaggtttcccagagttgatgacacgggaaacaggaaagaattaggttttcttccttggctctaataccatgttgagagagagagaaagaagaaagaccttgattctcattaatgtaatgatctacttacaattgagaaatatatatatatatacaaggctaggagtcctaactaccatacatgtgtcctaccatatatgtgtcctatattaacaagaaaaggttatacactataaatacattatattcaacacatCCCATACACCAATAGATTTAAAAGGAGCACCCAAAGGCATTCCTAGATAGATGGAGGGCAAAATTCCCACTTTATATCCAAATTCATCAGCCAACTCTCCTATATTTTCAACTCTACCAACTGGGATTAGCTCACTTTTTTCCAGATTCGCTTTTAACCCTGACAAAGTCTCAAACCACATTAATAGCCAGCACAAGTGTGTCAACTGATCCTCTTTAGCTTCACAAAAAATCAAcgtgtcatcagcaaacaatAAATGTGAGATCTGGACTCCTTCACCCCTTCTTCCCCGAACCATACAAGGCATTAAAAAACCTCCTTCAACTACTCTTTTCATCAAACAGCTAAAAGCCTCCATCactattacaaataaataaggcgagagggggtctccttgccttaaGCCCCTTGAACTCTCGAAAAAACCCGTTAGGCTACCATTCACCAAGACTGAAAATCTGACAGTGGATAAACACCACTTTATCCAACTACACCACCTTCCTCCAAATCCCATTTTCCCTAAAACCGCTAACAAAAACgaccaatccacatgatcataagcTTTCTCAATGTTTAATTTGCACAATATTGCCCCtctattacttttcaaaatggAATTTATTGCCTCATTAGCGATCAACACTGCGTCCATAATCTGTCgcccctccacaaaagcattttgagacAATGATATCACTTTGGCTAGCACTCTTTTTAATCTGTTAGCCAACACCTTAGCTAACCATTTGTAAAGTCCTCCCACCAAGCTTATTGGCCTAAAGTCCTTCAAGTCCTCAaccccccctttcttaggaatcaaaACTAAGAAGATTGCATTCAGGCTTCTAACAAATCTCCCCATCTCATGAAACTATCTAAACAAATTCATAACCTCCTCCTTTACAAATTCCCAAGCAAACTGCCAAAAGGCCATTGAGAAACCATCCGGGCCTGGCGCTTTCTCTTCGCAACAGCCTTCCAACGCTTCAAAAACCTCCTCCTCTAAGAAGGGCTTCTCCAGCCTCTGCACATCCACCTCTTCCACCCTCTCAAAATTTAACCCATCTATACTAGGCTTCCATTCATCAGGATCTGTCAATAGTCCTTGGAAGGTTCTGCTCATCTCCTCTTTGATTTCACTTTCCTCAGTTAAACACCTCCCATGCACCTTTATTCTATTCAGCTGATTCCTCCTTCTGTGAGCATTTtccatttgatgaaaaaaattggTGTTTTTATCCCCCTCTTTCAACCAGATTTCCCTAGACTTTTGCCTCCAAGACACTTCTTCTAATAAGGCCCACTTCTTATATAACTCCCTTGCCTCCTTCCTGacctcttcttcttccattgaCAAGGAGCGGACCCTCTCTTTCTTATCCCAGTAATCTATTAAATTCCACGCATTCTGTTTCTTGGATTCAATTTGCCCAAAACCTCTTTATTCCATCTTCTCAATAACGGTTTTAAAGCCTTCAATTTTTCAGTCAAAATAAAGCTAGCTGATCCACTCTCTTGAATCCCCTCCCACCACTGTCTTAGCTCCTCTTTAAAGCCATCCTCCtttagccacatattctcaaatctaaaggGCGTGGGCCCTCTCCTCATTCCTCCCCCATCCAGAAGAATCGGAGAGTGATCAAAAACCGGCCTAGCTAGTACAGCTTGGATGGCCCCCTGGACATGAGCTTCCCAATCCTCAAAAATAAGGAATCGATCAATTCTTGACTTTGATCGATTATTGAGACTTCCACACCACATGAACaccaattaaactaatcacAGAATCTCAAAAGACCAAatcaattgttgaagctccAATGACTTTAAAAAAGTGAATGTTGTAAATCATCAACATAATTTATGTTAACTGAagcatggaaagaaaaaaataaaagatatggtTTAATTGCTCATGTTAGCCTTAGGACTGAAAGAATATCAAATTGTTGATCTTAGAAGGTTAATCAATGGAAAAGGATTAGTTGTACCTCAGTTAGCTCATTTATTCATCTAATTAGATATCAATGCTTTTGCCCTTGCATGCTGTTTGGATAACATCTCAGCAATGAGTTGCCGGCCAAATAGGTGTGAGTTCTTGAGAATCATATTTCTTGTTGATGAATCAACAACATAACCTTGACCAGGCATCCATTGTAGCAAATGGAGAAGCAGTTCCTTCTTTTCAGGTTCCACAATGTAACGTGTTACAGCCATCTGAAATAGTTcctgaaattagaaaaaaaaaatcacaggtttaaaataaaataaataaaactaattctTCCACTAGGCAAAGTTGGAAGCCTGAAACATCCCAACATGAATAGAGGTAGATATATGCTTCATTTCCCTTTAATCTAATCCACAAAATCAGGGTGAGAAGTTGTCTGTGTGTGCCCTAGGTGGGGAAGTAACACAAGAGTAATTCTATCAACTACTCCACACTTCCATTCAACTACAGACCTTTGGTAATAACTCACAATTTGGGACTAAAAGAACTCCATTTCCCTATTCTTGAAATGGATTTTACAAGCAGGGAAAACCATAATGGGTATTGGATTCTTGTGGTGTTGTGGTGTAGTCCCATCATGCCagcacagaaaaaaaaaaaagggaaaaaaatcctCATTGGCATTTTTTTCATGCCTCTAGACAAACCTCTTACATCaaaagataaaggaaaaaatcTTTAAATCACAGTATTCAAACCCGTGCCCTGTATATGTGAGATATGTTATGTTATTGAAGCTTAGTAACAGATGGTTTCCATTTACACTATCTACATGGCaaataattaatgatattaagTGATTCGAGACCATTTGACTCTGTGATGCTATTGTAGACTTTCGAAAGATCTACCACAAAGTTCCCACTCGGATGGGCTGAGAATTATATCATGATTATAATACCATAAAATCACATCACGATGCTTTTTCACATTTACTCCCAAGTGCACTTATCTTGTGGTGGTATCAGCATAACTAAAATTGTGTCATGTGTCTTGTCCTGGTTCCAAAAATCCATGAGTTTAAAAATCAGATGCAAGTTGCATGCCTGAactgaaattattttaaaactttgaagTAATTCATCCAAGCCCACATTTTTACCTGATCAATCTTGTAGCCAGAACCGTGGATAGCCTTCATAACATCATTTATCAAGTTTACATTACCAAACTTCATAAATGCAGTCGCAAACTTCTTTATAGAAGGTTTAGGGATCAAGCCTTCATTGTCCTGAGCAGATAATAGTTCTGATAAAACAATTGATCGTATACAAGATTAAGATTCTCTAAGACAAATCACATACCTTGACCACTACATATGCATCTTTTAAAAGCCGTCCAGCTACTAGAATATGTAGAATCTTCTCATGAAGAGCCTTACACATTGTTCTCTTGCTATATCTCAACATATTGTAAACAGAAAATGCTTGTGAGTGCGCGCGTATTTTACCAAGATGAGAAATTAAGGAGGAACAAAGTTCCTGCAAGATAACATCAAGGAAAGCACTGCTgttatttttatccttgaattttaactcattaaaatgataaattattctaCAGTCGCAAGACAAGACTGATTTCCACAGACAGATTCATTGCATCATCTTTATAGGGATATAGCATTTACTCATTCATATCCAAGAAATTATAACAATTCATGATATCAAATCATTAATCTCATCAGTTCTTCCTCATCTCCCACCCTTTAACATCTTGGTTTCTCAAAAGTCAAACCAGTAACAGATTTTTTGTCAGTCAATCAGGAATTTCAAGAGAAGTCACTCAATCAGTAACTGAGTTTTTGTCAAACAAGTAACAGTAGTATGGAGTCGGAGTCAATGGATATTCTAGAGTTTGATCCCACCCATTTTCATTCATCTTCAGAGTCAGTTTGCCATTACtttttagttaatctaataCATTTTACATCCATTTGTAGTTtaggttttccttttttttttttttttcctttcttggtGGGGGCAAGGGGGAGCACATGCAATATATCCAAGAAACTCCTCCATTTCCACCCCAATGCTTGCCACCTAAACCAGGCCTCAGAGGCATACTGTTTTCCAAGTTATTCTTGTTAATCATGATAGGTTTTGCCAGTGTCACTATCAGTGGAGTACTTTGAAGAAAGTTGGAGTTTAAGAAGCTATGTTATGTTATCCTCCTCATAGTGTCAGTTgatatatttttggtaattatgttcGACTGGATCCCTTAAGTTTTACTGGATCATTAAGTCTGCAGGTGTATCAGTATTGAGCTGCTTCAGATTCTCCAATAGTGGCACTCTCTCAGATTGCTTTATTAACATctaattgttttctaatttggTGGTTCTGTGGTGTAGTTAAAGAGCCCTGAAGGAAAAAACTTTCTTACTAATTAATGGAAAATCACAATAGCATAAGAAAATAAGGACAAGTTTGGGCTCAAAAAACCTGAGGAATCACTCAACCCTCTTTTGGAGGCTATGAGCTTTCTATTGAGAAACATGGAACAAACCAAGCTGGAAGACAAAATGGACATGGagattttttccttcattaaaaactgaaatttcTCCTTAGTTAGGGCTGATTTATTTCCTAAATTAGCCTGATTGATTTTCCAGAGCTCTATAGTATATCTTCCCAGTTGTAATGTCCTTTTTCCTCACTTTTAATTACTTTAAATGTTGTGATTTAGACTAGATTTTAGTTGATCTCCTCTATACAATCCTGTTGTATATGTTATAATTTTCAACACAATAATTGAAGGAAATTCAGTTTATTTTTCCTCATGAGATAGAGAGGCCTGTTTTGGGTTTTGGGGTCTGGGTTGTTGTGCATCATCAACCTATTAGCCTTCATTGCTGATAGACCAACCAGCTTTCATTGCTGGCAAAGTTCAACGTATTTTCCAATGTTAGAGATCATGTCTGAGAAAACAGAGACCTCTGTGGAGTAGTCTTCAAGCCCTTCCAAGAGTCCCACAATCCACATCACTACACACAAAATTAATGGAtagaattttctaaaataggcATAGTCCATGAAGTTCCTTATCAAAAGGTGAGGCAAGATAGGGCTACTTGGTGGCTCTAGGAGGGCACCAGACCAAATTGACCCTAAGTTCATCGCTTGGAATGCAGAGAGTCCCATGGTTATGTCCTACCTTATCAATTCCATGGAAGCCAACATTAGTCAATGTTATATCTTTTCTCAACAACTAAAGATTTGTGGAAAGCAGCGAAACTTACCTACTCCAACATGGTAAACAATGCTCAGTTGCATAACCTAAAGCACAAAATGCACAATACCAACCAAGGGAAACCTAACTATGACTGCCTACTAAAATGCCATGACTAAACTTTGGCAAGAGATAGATTTCTATCAAGACCAAGATTGGAAACAAGTAGAAAACAGTGTGAGATATAAACAAATTCTTGAGGAAGATGggatctttaaaaataaaaaagtgctTTGTTATTTGTCCTCCAgaagtaataaattaaagttCAGAATACCTCCTCTGGTTGGTGGCCTTTGTTGTGCATGTCTTCCATGGTCCGATATGCAAGCAGATACAATTTCTCTTTGCAAAAATACTTGATTAAAATATGAAAGGTGTTCCAATCAGGACTAATCGCTAACTCATCCATTTTCCTCATCATTTGCATCACACTCTCCATTTCACCTGCTCTGCAGTAAGCACAGAGCATTGTGTTTAACATAACCAAGTCATATTTGTCATACGTGGCTTCGAAATCCCTAGCCAACTGCTTTGCCTCTTTCAACAGCCCACCTCGGCAAAATGCTGAAATCATGATACTGTAGCAATAGCCATCTGCAGGTAATGGGAAAGGTCAAGTAGCTCCAGCAAAGAAACTAAGAACGTACAACTTTCATACAAGGtaaaggtaaaaaaattagcaaatgGACCTAAAATATAGTGAAACACAGCTCATAGAATTCAAAAACATAGTGATCACATCAAATCAAAATTCTCCATTATAGAACAAGGGTTAATGAGTCAACTGTTTTATAGTAGGCGGATGCttcaaaacaacaaaattaccATCTAAAGGACATTTCCAAGTTTCTATTTCTTGGACATCTAGGCAACAAAAACCTTGCAAACAAGCTAAAAATAGCAGAAACCACATAAAGGAAGTCAAAGAGTGGGGAACAACACTTTTGCATACAATGGCAGGTGAACAGAGATGCTAAGGACAACAATAGCTAGCAGACCAGCGGGCGTTAATTGATGGAGTGAGGACATTAAACGTGTTGAAAACCATACATATAAATTCAGTTATACTTTCTATCCATGTAAGAGAAGCcttctcaaataaaaataataaatgatataaCTAGCTTGGTACTAAAAGCTAGGCATGCATTGTAGTGCATCATGCACTAGTAACAATACCAAACATAAACCAATTCTGGAGAGAATCTTGCTAAGACACTGAAACATCTGACAGAAAACATACCagatttcacttgttttttcttcatttcttcaaaaattgatttagctTCGAGTATACGCCTAGACTTCGCAAGGCCATCCATCAATAAACAGTAAGGCATCTACAAGTTAAGTTGCATTCGATAAGCTACAGATGTACAGTTACAAGACAAGTTCAGAAGATAACTTAAACAGGCTATAGCTGCTCAAgcttaaataaattgatatcaGCATGAGAGACCAAAAAAAAGTTAAGCCAACTTTTGGCTGGTATGATTACAATAAAGGTGTAGCTAAGCTCCTTGGTATGATAAGTCTGGAAAACACTGCCAAGTGGTATCAATTCAAAAAGCACAAGATTTTGTTAGAAGAATGAGGTATTCATGCTTCGTGCTCAAAAACCAACAAACAGGGTTATTCAAAAAGCACTTAGGGGTACTGGTACTAGGGCATCATGCTTTAAAACTTTTAGAAGAAGCTTAAGATCTTCTCATGAAGTAAACATAGAAGGATTTCTTAAGGAACTAAAATAAAACCTAACTGGTATCATTaacatttaatgaaaatatgaaattcagAGAAATTAAACCCTAACCTAATTGCTGACATCACTTTACATGGACTCCAGAAAACGTTTACATTTCTCATCAAGCTTATTAGATGATTGTTACGGGTCAAATTCAAATGAAGTTGTGGGAAAATGTGAATTATGGTTGTAAATTAATGGCTTGTATTTTGCTGTGTATAGTAATTATGCTAGTTTAGGAGAGTTTGTTTGTAACAGTCAGAATTCCTAGAATTAGGTTAAtttagttagtttcctattttgttAGAATATCCCATAAATCATGGGATTTGGTATAGCCTAGTAATAGTTTCCTTTTCTATAGCTAGGATTTTTCTGTATAAAGCTAACACCAAATGTAGTTTTCTgagatgaatgaaaataaaattattccacAATTCTGCTCTCTCAATTTACGTCAAAAGTCCCACAAAGGAGGACCAGCTAGTTCTAGAGGACATCCTCTAAACAGAAAATTATATCACTAACAAGCAGTGAGGTTGAAATTCTTAGCTAATTTCTACAAAGATAGAAGAGAAACTGCATTGGTTGTACCTCATCTTCTGCATAGCCCAAATCTTCCAGTTCAGCTAATAATTCTCTTGATTTTTCGAATAAGCCTCCTCTAACATATACCTTTAATAAAGTTGTTAAAATAACCTACAAAACAAGCAGTCTGAAGCTAAGGAAACATCATCTTTAAGATCTTCAAAACTACTTattatgtcaaaaataaataaataaaagaaagcatATCACATGAAACATTCAAAACAAAAGGTGACAGAAAATACAAGTCGAGAAAATCAATGATGGTTTacatcaaaacaagaaaaagaacagCCAAGAGAACAGAATCTATGTGATATGCCCATGTTTTTCAACAGCTACGTGTTAATGTACGTTTAACTTTAGGCTTCAAACACTTCCCCTTGTATTATATCTTAAATCCCATAACATAAAAGGAAAGGTATCAACTCAACAaagtaatgaaagaaaaaaaattacccaAGAAAAGGATGTCCAGATTCAAATATCAGTAACCTAAATCAAGAAAAGAATATctgaacaaataaaatatatcttttcaACTGCAGCTGGTAAATATAGGGACAACAAGTGGTGTTTTCCGAAGCCACTTCTGAAAAACTTAGAAGTGTCAGGTATGACAATAAATAGGAAGAGAGAATACAGTAAAGGAACCTCACTCCCTAATCCCTAATTGATGACAATCTATATGCTTGCAGATTTCAAGTTCAGATATCTACTTGCTTTCAACAACTAAGCATCCTGCAAAATGTTAATTCTCTTTTTTGAATTCCTGATCAGAACAATTTACTGAAGCATGATCGTCTCTTCAATGCCCTTAACAATAGGGGCCTCCAAACATTGCCTTATTGGCTCAGTCTTATCACTAGGTCATGCAGACTTGCCTCATTTGTTAATATAGAAGAAAAGAGTGAAACATATAAGAGACTAACTACATTTATATCCCCAAATTCCCGTCTGAAGAATTTAATAGACATTCTACTTTCATCCAGAATTTCTATCATTAAAAAATTCACGCCTTACggtttttaagtcaaaaaatCCTGAAACTAGATTTCATGTTCGTATGCAAGCTCTATCACATGCCAATTTACAGATTTGAACCTCATTGCAGGTGCCTTCATAACTCCACTAGACCAGACACAAGTCCCCAAATTTAGTCTTAAATAATGACTTTGTGTAGAAGTACAAAGACTAGAATCTGAGTCTTTCTGAGCAATTTCAGCCTGTCAAGAGTAATATCTTTAATTCAATTaggagaattaaaaaaaattgcctaACAATTTTTCTTCAGCCTCTACTTTTGACTCAGAGTAACTCACATATTTTCATCAGCACTCATTGGTCTACCTTCATCCTGAGACATGACAAATCCATATCATGGGGAACATTGTCAGAAATATCCTTAcaaaacttacaagagaagaGGAAAGCTGGTCCCAATGTCCAAGCCCTAATTTGGGATAAAAATCGTAGCTAATGGAAAGACAATCACACCCCTTCATCTCAGTCTATAACTTGAAAAAGCTTCTATAGTAATAGAAATCTAAAGACCTTGGAGAGGTGCGATTGTCTTCTTTTTAAGTGTAATTACTTAAGAAACCATAGCTGTTTTTGACCAAGAACCTTTGTGTGATTGGCAaggatttcatttcttttcctcggTCATCTTTAATCATTTCATCTCAGTCTATAACTTGAAAAAGCTTCTATAGTAATAGAAATCTAAAGACCTTACATTAGATTTGTTATCAGAGTCCATAAACAGTGTATGGCAACTAGAAGAGGATTGTCaaggatttcattttctttcttcactcTTCAGACATCTTTAATCCTTTCATCTCAttctataactcaaaaaaacttttatagCACTAAAAATCTAAAGACTTTGCATTAGATTTGTTATCACAGCCCATAAACAGCACTATGGCAGTTAGAAGAGGTTGGAATTTCAGCCCATGGGTTGCACCAGCTTTGATCACACCTAAAATGGATGGTAGTTGGCATATACATAACGATAGTCATGCAATAAACAAGATTACAATCAAATACATGTTTTCGATTCATAAGCTTGATAATATGTTAGACTGGCAGATTCTACAACCTCTTTTGAAGGTTTACTTAAAGAATAGATATTGC
The window above is part of the Vitis riparia cultivar Riparia Gloire de Montpellier isolate 1030 chromosome 12, EGFV_Vit.rip_1.0, whole genome shotgun sequence genome. Proteins encoded here:
- the LOC117927144 gene encoding pentatricopeptide repeat-containing protein At1g10910, chloroplastic isoform X1, producing MEISVLGGGFKQVITRLSPLPSLSSPSSPLPSTTRAKCSHLTSATPPLHKESQIEPTHVSVTPRKRYHSVAYKARQSAILEVQQSSDLGSALARLGDMLKVQDLNVILRHFGKLCRWQDLSQLFDWMQKHEKITFSSYSTYIKFMGKSLNPIKALEIYNSIQDESVRNNVSVCNSVLSCLIRNGKFENSLKLFHQMKQDGLRPDAVTYSTLLAGCMKVKHGYSKALELVQEMERSRLPMDSVIYGTLLAVCASNNRCKEAENYFNQMKDEGHLPNVFHYSSLLNAYSADGDYKKADMLVQDMKSAGLVPNKVILTTLLKVYVRGGLFEKSRELLAELEDLGYAEDEMPYCLLMDGLAKSRRILEAKSIFEEMKKKQVKSDGYCYSIMISAFCRGGLLKEAKQLARDFEATYDKYDLVMLNTMLCAYCRAGEMESVMQMMRKMDELAISPDWNTFHILIKYFCKEKLYLLAYRTMEDMHNKGHQPEEELCSSLISHLGKIRAHSQAFSVYNMLRYSKRTMCKALHEKILHILVAGRLLKDAYVVVKDNEGLIPKPSIKKFATAFMKFGNVNLINDVMKAIHGSGYKIDQELFQMAVTRYIVEPEKKELLLHLLQWMPGQGYVVDSSTRNMILKNSHLFGRQLIAEMLSKQHARAKALISN
- the LOC117927144 gene encoding pentatricopeptide repeat-containing protein At1g10910, chloroplastic isoform X2; the protein is MEISVLGGGFKQVITRLSPLPSLSSPSSPLPSTTRAKCSHLTSATPPLHKESQIEPTHVSVTPRKRYHSVAYKARQSAILEVQQSSDLGSALARLGDMLKVQDLNVILRHFGKLCRWQDLSQLFDWMQKHEKITFSSYSTYIKFMGKSLNPIKALEIYNSIQDESVRNNVSVCNSVLSCLIRNGKFENSLKLFHQMKQDGLRPDAVTYSTLLAGCMKVKHGYSKALELVQEMERSRLPMDSVIYGTLLAVCASNNRCKEAENYFNQMKDEGHLPNVFHYSSLLNAYSADGDYKKADMLVQDMKSAGLVPNKVILTTLLKVYVRGGLFEKSRELLAELEDLGYAEDEMPYCLLMDGLAKSRRILEAKSIFEEMKKKQVKSDGYCYSIMISAFCRGGLLKEAKQLARDFEATYDKYDLVMLNTMLCAYCRAGEMESVMQMMRKMDELAISPDWNTFHILIKYFCKEKLYLLAYRTMEDMHNKGHQPEEELCSSLISHLGKIRAHSQAFSVYNMLRYSKRTMCKALHEKILHILVAGRLLKDAYVVVKDNEGLIPKPSIKKFATAFMKFGNVNLINDVMKAIHGSGYKIDQMAVTRYIVEPEKKELLLHLLQWMPGQGYVVDSSTRNMILKNSHLFGRQLIAEMLSKQHARAKALISN